A window of Calorimonas adulescens contains these coding sequences:
- a CDS encoding ABC transporter ATP-binding protein yields the protein MEPIINVLNVSKRYGSVKALDGVSLAIERGSIFGLLGPNGAGKSTLINIISTLIVQDDGDVEIAGLSVQKDAQKIRGMLGLVPQDIALYPTLTARENLLFWGRMYGLGGKKLKGQIDDVLELSGLKDRANERVEGYSGGMKRRLNIAVALMHSPQILIMDEPTVGIDPQSRNFILERIKSFKGSNTTVIYTSHYMEEIEEICDSVAIMDRGKVIASGTVEELHGLAGSLDTIYIKTEEPVSDLSFLKHLQSIENSYADGNTTVISVAHSKEALSSIILAFTRAGHDIRSVDMLKPNLETVFLKLTGRALRD from the coding sequence ATGGAACCCATAATAAATGTATTGAATGTGTCAAAGAGATACGGCAGTGTAAAAGCCTTAGACGGGGTATCACTTGCCATTGAAAGGGGAAGCATTTTCGGTCTTTTAGGGCCTAATGGTGCTGGCAAATCTACATTAATAAATATCATTTCTACTCTTATTGTCCAAGATGATGGAGATGTAGAGATAGCCGGCCTTTCAGTGCAAAAGGATGCCCAAAAAATAAGAGGAATGCTGGGATTGGTACCCCAGGATATAGCACTGTATCCTACACTCACAGCAAGGGAAAACCTCCTTTTCTGGGGCAGAATGTATGGACTTGGCGGCAAAAAACTTAAAGGACAGATAGATGATGTGCTTGAGTTGAGCGGCCTAAAGGACAGGGCAAATGAAAGGGTTGAGGGCTATTCTGGAGGTATGAAAAGACGGCTTAATATTGCTGTCGCACTCATGCATAGTCCTCAAATACTAATCATGGATGAACCAACTGTCGGGATTGACCCGCAGTCCAGAAATTTTATACTTGAAAGAATCAAATCTTTTAAAGGCAGCAATACAACGGTTATATATACCAGTCACTATATGGAGGAAATTGAAGAGATATGCGATAGTGTAGCTATAATGGACAGGGGAAAAGTTATTGCAAGCGGGACAGTGGAAGAACTACATGGCCTGGCCGGCAGTCTCGATACCATATACATCAAGACAGAAGAGCCTGTTTCTGACCTGAGTTTCTTAAAGCATCTGCAATCAATCGAAAATTCATATGCAGATGGTAACACGACAGTCATCTCCGTGGCACATAGCAAAGAGGCTTTGTCCAGCATTATACTGGCATTCACCAGGGCAGGCCATGATATAAGGTCTGTGGACATGCTAAAACCAAACTTGGAGACTGTATTCTTAAAACTCACAGGCCGGGCCTTAAGGGATTAG
- a CDS encoding RNA-guided endonuclease TnpB family protein, which translates to MLCFCVVPDRSRRTPGSKKHVSCDMGLKQFMIPSEGDPVENPQYFRKPERQLAKAQRKLSHMKKGSKNYIKQKVKVARLHEKVSNQRKDFLHKESTKLIRENQIICLEDLQHKSFK; encoded by the coding sequence ATACTTTGTTTCTGCGTTGTGCCTGACCGAAGTAGAAGAACTCCCGGAAGTAAAAAACATGTTAGCTGCGACATGGGATTGAAGCAATTTATGATTCCCTCGGAAGGAGACCCTGTTGAGAACCCCCAATACTTCCGTAAACCGGAAAGGCAACTAGCGAAAGCTCAACGAAAATTATCCCATATGAAGAAAGGTTCCAAGAACTACATCAAACAGAAAGTCAAGGTAGCCAGACTTCATGAGAAAGTCTCCAATCAACGTAAAGATTTTCTCCACAAAGAGTCAACCAAACTGATAAGAGAAAACCAAATTATCTGCCTGGAAGACTTGCAGCATAAAAGTTTTAAATGA
- a CDS encoding C4-dicarboxylate ABC transporter yields the protein MQAILILILFLIIAALMVTRKIPTLIALPALAIGIAIIAGIPLKLVNPETKADTGLLAGIIEGGSLRLASAYVAVMFGAWLGQIMNQTGISKSIVKTAAELGGDRPFFITICITAAIAILFTTISGLGAVIMIGSIAVPILLSVGVPPIVAVSMFLFGMGIGLEINMSNWSFYITATGVSLDQVRNFALILMALTAIDALLFAIIEFRKEGIRFTWAQNNLKQSQKVNESQKVNVFSLLTPIVPILFVLILKWPIIPSFMIGIVYSLITTQKSIKNAISTLTKTAYDGIADAAPAVLLMIGIGMLLNAVMHPMVSKSLEPVLKSIIPTTPVAYVLFFGILAPLALYRGPLNLWGLGSGIAGLLISLNILPPTAVMGALLSTERVQAIGDPTNTHNVWLANYAGIDVNKLLMKLLPYIWALAFAGIITASILFF from the coding sequence ATGCAGGCAATTTTAATATTAATATTATTCTTGATAATAGCTGCTTTGATGGTTACAAGAAAAATACCCACACTAATTGCACTTCCAGCTCTTGCAATAGGTATAGCTATCATAGCGGGCATTCCGTTAAAGCTAGTAAATCCAGAAACTAAAGCCGACACTGGTTTGTTAGCAGGCATAATTGAAGGAGGATCTTTAAGGTTAGCGTCGGCCTATGTGGCTGTAATGTTTGGTGCATGGCTAGGTCAAATAATGAATCAGACTGGGATTTCAAAATCAATAGTTAAGACCGCTGCAGAGCTGGGCGGCGATAGACCTTTCTTTATTACAATATGCATAACAGCAGCTATTGCTATATTATTTACCACTATTAGCGGACTAGGAGCAGTCATTATGATAGGAAGCATTGCTGTCCCGATACTTCTCTCGGTTGGTGTTCCACCTATTGTTGCAGTATCAATGTTTTTATTCGGTATGGGTATAGGTCTTGAAATTAACATGAGCAACTGGTCATTTTATATTACAGCAACAGGAGTTTCCCTGGACCAGGTGAGAAATTTTGCCCTTATATTGATGGCGCTCACGGCAATAGATGCTTTGTTATTTGCTATAATTGAGTTTAGAAAAGAAGGTATAAGATTTACATGGGCACAGAACAATCTGAAGCAAAGTCAAAAGGTTAATGAAAGTCAAAAGGTTAATGTATTTTCTTTACTGACACCTATAGTGCCTATACTTTTTGTCCTTATTTTAAAATGGCCTATAATACCTTCATTCATGATTGGGATTGTATACAGCCTAATTACTACACAGAAGTCGATAAAGAATGCAATAAGTACACTTACAAAGACGGCATATGACGGCATAGCTGATGCAGCTCCGGCAGTTTTATTGATGATAGGCATTGGTATGCTCTTAAATGCGGTTATGCACCCGATGGTCTCGAAGTCACTAGAACCCGTTTTAAAGAGCATAATACCCACTACGCCGGTTGCATATGTACTCTTTTTCGGCATATTAGCTCCATTGGCACTATATAGAGGACCTTTAAATCTCTGGGGTTTAGGTAGTGGTATAGCAGGGCTTTTGATAAGCCTCAATATTTTACCACCAACAGCAGTTATGGGAGCCCTTCTTTCAACAGAGAGAGTGCAGGCAATTGGAGATCCAACCAATACCCATAATGTATGGCTTGCTAATTATGCTGGTATAGATGTAAATAAGCTTTTAATGAAACTGCTTCCATATATTTGGGCTTTAGCTTTTGCAGGAATTATCACAGCTTCAATTTTGTTCTTTTAA
- a CDS encoding ROK family transcriptional regulator: MKQKNSLKQLKEKNKQAIINAIFNSKGISRAELSEQIGLSPTAVSDLVEELLDEGILEEFDLGISSGGRKPILLKIKPECGYIMVVHVTGERINTNLYDLDFKVIESYEKEFSYFDVPNLQEIIVKYFREIESKYTSSNKRIYGLGICLGEDIESLNPRGILDTSISSERVRLSQAISFELGIDVIEESERDMKALIEATQIDGVQNLAYINIGEYINASIVLNCDIFKYPVNIEHMIIDLNGPKCEEGHRGCLKTLVSTRAVIKKALIIMFEEKNDNINVNNDFSNINIFNIEKYLHKESMKRLVEEISSYLCASISNIKMMFNIDSVVLDGEIISLPGLISKIQTSLKNIIVRRCDVEQSEVMKQVARRVIKSIIYA, translated from the coding sequence ATGAAACAGAAAAACAGTTTAAAACAACTAAAAGAAAAAAATAAGCAGGCTATTATAAACGCTATATTTAATAGCAAAGGTATATCAAGAGCAGAATTGTCAGAACAAATAGGATTAAGTCCTACTGCTGTTTCAGACCTTGTTGAGGAATTATTAGATGAAGGCATATTAGAGGAATTTGATTTAGGCATATCCTCTGGTGGGAGAAAGCCAATTTTATTAAAGATAAAACCAGAATGTGGTTATATAATGGTAGTCCACGTAACAGGAGAAAGAATTAATACCAACCTGTATGACCTTGATTTTAAAGTGATAGAAAGTTATGAAAAAGAATTCAGCTATTTTGATGTCCCAAATTTACAGGAAATAATAGTAAAGTATTTTAGAGAGATTGAGTCGAAATATACTTCGAGTAATAAAAGGATATATGGTCTTGGAATATGTCTTGGTGAAGATATTGAGTCATTGAACCCACGCGGAATACTAGACACTTCAATTTCCAGTGAAAGAGTCCGATTATCTCAAGCTATTTCCTTTGAATTGGGCATAGATGTAATTGAAGAAAGTGAAAGAGATATGAAGGCTCTTATTGAAGCTACACAAATTGACGGGGTTCAAAACCTTGCTTATATAAATATCGGTGAGTATATCAATGCTTCAATTGTATTAAATTGTGATATTTTTAAATATCCAGTTAATATAGAGCATATGATTATTGATTTAAACGGACCTAAGTGTGAAGAGGGGCATAGGGGCTGTCTAAAGACCCTGGTCTCCACCAGAGCGGTTATAAAAAAAGCTTTAATAATTATGTTTGAGGAAAAAAATGATAATATCAATGTTAATAATGATTTTTCAAATATCAATATATTTAATATAGAAAAGTATCTGCATAAAGAATCAATGAAGAGACTCGTAGAAGAGATATCAAGCTATCTATGCGCATCAATTTCTAATATAAAAATGATGTTTAATATTGATAGTGTTGTATTGGATGGCGAAATTATAAGTTTACCAGGACTGATATCCAAGATACAGACCTCATTAAAGAATATTATCGTAAGGAGGTGTGATGTTGAACAAAGCGAAGTAATGAAACAGGTGGCCAGGAGGGTTATAAAGAGTATCATTTATGCTTAG
- a CDS encoding FAD-dependent oxidoreductase, which yields MERYDVVVVGGGVSGSIAAIAAALNGAKTLLIEQYGFLGGSLTNMGVGPMMTFHAGNRQVIKGLPQKVVDELVKLGGSPGHVIDTTGFVRTITPFDQEIMKYVLVKMTVDSGVNNLFHSFLQGVKMYGPHIESIFVTNKSGTMEISGNIYVDATGDADLAVRSGVDFLMGRPYDNLTQPMTMMFKVGNVNTSDIKEYMLKNPEEFRMIAPEEVLKAKRLSVNGFKTILEEGKKSGDIQFERDTILFFETNNPGEFIINTTRVQRLKGTDVFELTKAEIEGRQQVMKLFNFMKMNLPGFKDTVLLSTGVQIGVRETRKIIGEYILTAEDLINNRRFDDCIAKGSYPIDIHSPVGGEMVYMYLKEGTDYDIPYRALYSKRVDNLLICGRCISSTHEANAAIRVSPIAMATGQAAGTAAALSKKSNKPPYDIDVKLLRNVLIEQGAYL from the coding sequence ATGGAAAGATACGATGTTGTGGTTGTTGGAGGTGGAGTATCTGGAAGCATAGCAGCTATAGCAGCCGCTCTAAATGGGGCAAAAACCCTTCTGATCGAACAGTATGGATTTTTAGGTGGCTCTCTTACTAATATGGGTGTTGGGCCAATGATGACATTTCATGCAGGAAACAGACAGGTTATAAAGGGTCTTCCACAGAAGGTGGTAGATGAACTTGTAAAGCTGGGGGGAAGTCCAGGCCATGTCATTGATACTACGGGTTTTGTAAGAACAATAACACCATTTGACCAGGAGATAATGAAATATGTTTTGGTAAAAATGACTGTAGATAGTGGTGTTAATAATTTATTTCATAGTTTCCTGCAAGGAGTGAAAATGTATGGACCCCACATAGAAAGTATATTTGTCACCAACAAGTCAGGGACAATGGAAATATCGGGTAATATTTATGTCGATGCTACTGGAGACGCCGACTTGGCAGTGAGAAGTGGTGTAGATTTTCTTATGGGCCGTCCTTATGATAACCTGACACAGCCTATGACAATGATGTTTAAAGTGGGGAATGTCAATACTAGTGATATAAAAGAATATATGTTGAAAAATCCTGAAGAGTTTAGAATGATTGCACCAGAGGAGGTCTTGAAGGCAAAAAGGTTATCAGTAAACGGCTTCAAAACAATATTGGAAGAAGGTAAAAAGAGCGGCGACATTCAGTTTGAAAGAGATACAATACTTTTCTTTGAAACCAATAATCCAGGAGAATTTATTATCAATACAACAAGGGTTCAAAGATTAAAAGGTACTGACGTATTTGAACTTACAAAAGCCGAGATAGAAGGCAGACAGCAAGTAATGAAGTTGTTTAACTTTATGAAAATGAATTTACCTGGTTTTAAAGATACAGTGCTATTATCAACCGGTGTACAGATTGGCGTCAGGGAGACCAGGAAAATTATTGGAGAATACATTCTAACTGCAGAAGATTTAATTAACAACAGGCGTTTCGATGACTGTATCGCTAAAGGGAGTTATCCTATTGATATACATTCTCCAGTAGGCGGTGAAATGGTTTATATGTATCTTAAAGAGGGTACAGACTATGATATTCCATACCGTGCCTTATATAGCAAGAGAGTGGATAATCTCCTGATATGCGGCAGGTGTATATCGTCAACTCACGAGGCTAATGCAGCTATAAGGGTTTCACCCATAGCCATGGCCACAGGCCAGGCCGCAGGGACAGCAGCAGCGCTTTCTAAAAAAAGTAATAAACCTCCATACGACATAGATGTTAAATTATTAAGAAATGTATTAATAGAACAAGGGGCATATTTATAA
- a CDS encoding hydantoinase/oxoprolinase family protein, whose product MKVRIGIDVGGTFTDAVAIDNETYELIGTLKVPTTHSAEEGVARGIVEVLLGIIRKYNINPEDVLFIAHGTTQATNALLEGDVVPVGIITVGTGLEGLKSRGDTNIGDIELAPGKILKTFNRYIDTKDLSEESIVENVEELRGEGCGAIVAAQAFSVDDPSIEKLIMEVADDMGIPATATHEITKLYGLKIRTRTAAINACILPKMMETANMTEESVKKAGIKAPLMIMRCDGGVMDINEVRKRPILTLLSGPAAGVAGALMYERVSDGIFLEVGGTSTDISVIKNGRVMVEYAEIGGNKTYLNSLDVRTVGIAGGSMVRIGNNDIEDVGPRSAHIAGLPYAVFANPDDIIDPELKFIQPMPGDPSDYIAIKSKNGKMFALTTTCAANVLGYVKPGDYAFGNREAAIKAMEPVAKKLNMTVEDVAKRIMNKACEKDRKVVEQLIQDYNLDKDNTTLIGGGGGSTSIVPYLAEVMGMSWKIAKNAEVISTIGVAMAMVREVVERTIPNPTDKDIIKIRKEAKEVIMRAGALEDTIEVFVEIDAQKNILRAIATGATELRSKDMGSRILKKDELIEIAAQSMKIDKANIKILDSTEFFYVAQGVIKQRGFLGLFSKELKLVRIIDAEGVIRLQRNSGIIYSTVKAQFDNELNRALDENIFFGDGGAEIPDCYLILPHRMVDLSGLIDKNQIVTLANAEVNGLAENEKIIILISKRGN is encoded by the coding sequence ATGAAGGTAAGAATTGGCATAGACGTTGGAGGAACTTTTACTGATGCAGTTGCAATAGACAATGAAACCTATGAACTTATTGGTACTTTAAAGGTCCCAACAACCCACAGTGCAGAAGAAGGGGTTGCCAGGGGAATAGTAGAAGTACTGCTTGGCATTATACGGAAATATAACATTAACCCCGAAGATGTTCTATTCATAGCCCATGGAACTACCCAGGCTACCAATGCCCTTCTGGAAGGTGATGTTGTACCTGTAGGTATTATCACTGTCGGGACAGGACTTGAGGGATTAAAGAGCAGAGGGGACACAAATATAGGAGATATAGAACTGGCTCCGGGTAAGATACTGAAGACGTTTAACAGATATATAGATACTAAAGATTTATCTGAAGAAAGTATAGTGGAAAATGTAGAGGAACTACGGGGTGAAGGATGTGGGGCAATTGTGGCAGCCCAGGCCTTCAGTGTTGATGATCCTTCAATAGAAAAATTAATTATGGAGGTGGCTGATGACATGGGTATACCTGCCACAGCCACCCATGAAATAACAAAACTCTATGGATTGAAGATAAGGACAAGAACTGCAGCTATAAATGCATGCATCTTGCCCAAGATGATGGAAACAGCAAATATGACGGAAGAGAGCGTGAAAAAAGCAGGGATAAAAGCTCCATTAATGATTATGAGATGCGACGGCGGGGTAATGGATATAAATGAAGTGAGGAAAAGACCCATACTCACGTTGCTGTCCGGACCAGCTGCTGGTGTTGCAGGGGCACTGATGTATGAGAGGGTATCTGATGGTATATTTCTGGAGGTAGGCGGAACCAGCACCGATATCTCTGTGATAAAAAACGGAAGGGTTATGGTAGAATATGCGGAGATTGGTGGTAACAAGACATACCTTAATTCTCTTGACGTAAGGACAGTAGGTATAGCCGGAGGCAGCATGGTACGCATTGGAAACAATGATATAGAAGACGTAGGCCCAAGGAGTGCCCATATAGCAGGCCTACCCTATGCTGTATTTGCCAATCCAGATGATATCATTGACCCTGAGTTAAAATTTATACAGCCTATGCCAGGCGACCCGTCGGATTATATAGCAATAAAAAGTAAAAATGGAAAAATGTTTGCATTAACTACTACCTGTGCTGCCAACGTCCTTGGTTATGTTAAACCTGGTGACTACGCTTTTGGCAACAGGGAGGCTGCCATAAAGGCCATGGAGCCTGTAGCTAAAAAACTGAATATGACAGTAGAAGATGTGGCCAAACGTATAATGAATAAAGCCTGTGAAAAAGATAGAAAGGTAGTTGAACAGTTGATACAAGACTATAATCTGGATAAAGATAATACCACACTCATAGGGGGAGGTGGCGGCAGTACATCCATAGTTCCATACCTCGCTGAAGTTATGGGGATGTCGTGGAAAATAGCCAAAAATGCAGAGGTTATATCTACAATAGGTGTAGCCATGGCCATGGTAAGGGAAGTCGTTGAAAGAACCATTCCCAACCCTACAGATAAAGATATTATTAAAATAAGGAAAGAAGCAAAAGAAGTAATTATGAGGGCCGGAGCCCTCGAAGATACTATTGAGGTATTTGTTGAGATTGATGCCCAGAAAAATATTTTAAGAGCCATTGCTACAGGGGCAACTGAATTGCGTTCCAAGGATATGGGCAGCAGAATTTTAAAGAAGGATGAGCTTATAGAAATTGCCGCTCAATCAATGAAAATTGATAAAGCTAATATAAAGATTTTAGACAGTACCGAGTTTTTTTATGTTGCACAGGGTGTAATAAAACAAAGAGGGTTCCTGGGACTATTTTCAAAAGAATTGAAGCTTGTCCGGATAATAGATGCCGAAGGGGTTATAAGACTTCAAAGAAACAGCGGTATCATTTATAGCACAGTAAAAGCACAGTTTGACAATGAGCTGAATAGAGCCCTTGATGAAAATATATTTTTTGGCGACGGCGGTGCTGAGATACCGGATTGCTACCTTATATTGCCACACAGAATGGTAGACCTATCAGGGCTTATTGATAAGAATCAGATAGTTACTTTGGCAAATGCTGAAGTAAATGGTCTTGCGGAAAATGAAAAAATTATAATATTAATTAGCAAACGAGGGAATTAA